In Anthocerotibacter panamensis C109, the sequence GCAATGTTGTACTCTGCTAGGACCAGTGCAGTCGAACCAAACGTATCGGTCTCGATGACATCCGCGCCCGCCTCCAGAAAACTACGGTGAATGGTGCTGATGGCCCAGGGTGCTGAGAGGACGAGGTGTTCGTTACAGCCCTCCAAATCCTTGCCGCCGAAGTCGTCGGGAGTGAGATCCAAATTTTGGATATTGGTGCCCATAGCCCCGTCAAAAACCAGGACGCGCTCGTTGAGGAGTTCCAGGAATTTACTGGGCATAGCTGGCCTTAGGGTATACGTTGCTTTGATCATATCGATTTTTGACACTCCTCGACCTAAAGGCCCCGTAGAATACACGCAACACATCTCAAACCCAAATGACCCCTTCACACTGGACTACAAAGCTTGCTCGTACTTTTGGGTGGAGCGTTTTGCTCCTGACGCTCCTCGTCAGCATGGCTCCGCTCTATGCTCAGTTCGATGATGCCTACAAAATTCAGAGCCCCGGTCAAATCGTGATCGATTCAAAGGGAGTCTTCACCCTGTATGACCCTGACGCGGAAGCCCTTGCCGAACGCAGTGCCCTTGTCCAGGCAAGGCTCAACGCGCTCCTCCAAGGGCAACCTGCTGCGCAGATCCGAGTCGGCGGGAAACCTTCGCTATGGCAAGTCCTCCTCAACAACCAAACCCTCGTCACGGTCACTGCCTACGACGCCCAAAAACACCGTTCCTCCCCCCAAGCCCTAGCTGAGCAGTGGGCTGCGAGCCTGCGGCGGGTGCTCCAGGACAAGCCAGCCCTCAAGATGCATCTGACCTATAACGTGCAGCCGGAGTTGGTCTTGCTCAAAGAAATCAGCTACAGCCGCTCCGAGCAGCGCCTTACTGCTGTCGAAGGTTTAAAAAGTTCGGGTTATACCTACCGCCGGATTCGAATGTTTGTGAACACGCCCGACCCGACGCCTGAGCAAGTCTTTGTGCGCGACGCAGACGGCAGCTATGTAGTCTACAATCGCCTACGCGCGCCACAAGAAACAAAACCTGATCCGTCTCCCTAACATTCTGCGTTTGGCTGTTGCTAAAACTGGGTGGCGCTCACGAAGTTGAAGTCCCGGATCTTGAGGGCAGGAAAAAGACCGGGGGGGGCTTCGTTGTCTACGGCAGTGACGGGTTTGGTGCTCGCGACTGTGCGTTCGAGCATCCCGAGGACGCTCTCATTAAAGCGCAGGTTCTTCACCCCACCTGCGAATTTGCCGTCCTGGATCAAAAAAGTTCCGTCGCGGGTCAAGCCGGTGAGCAGGGTCTCGGAGGGCTTGATGTAGCGGACGTACCAAGCATGGGTGACAAAGATACCCCGTTCGGTGGACTGGATCAGGTCCGCTATAGATTTCGTTTCGTCGCCTTCTAGGATCAGATTCGCCGGGAAAGGAGTGGGTGTGCGGTTGTTTTTTTGGGCGGTATAGCGGTCCCAGCGCACTTCTTGGAAGACGCCTTTGTCAATCCAATGCACCGGACGTTGGGGTAATCCGTCGCCGCCAAACTGTGCGCCGGGGACACGGGCATTCATCGGATCGCTGCGCAGGGTGATGGTTTCGGGCAATAGTTTTTGCCCGAGCTTGCCGCCGGAGAGAAAAGTGACGCCATCTAAAGTACTGCGCCCATCCATCAAAAAATACAGGAACCAAACCAATTGGCTCACCGCTGCCGGAGCGAGGATGACGGTATATTTCCCGGCGGGTAGGTCTTTGGGGGCGGCTCCGAGGCGCGTCTGCTCCAAGGCACGGTCTGCTAAAAGGGCGGGGTCCAGCAATTGGATGTCGCTTGCGGTGTCTCTGGCCCAACCGGAACTGTCCGAGGCGGTCATAGTCGTGCCGATGAGGGCGCTACTGCTCGCGTCGTAGCCGAAGAGTCCTTGGGCGTTAGCGAGGACTATGACATTCTCGCCACTCTCGACGGTCCCGGAGGCACGGACCTGGACTTTGGCTGCTTTTTCGGTGATGGTGAGGACACGCTTGGCCCGTTCTTCGGCACGGAGTTGGGCGGTCTGCTGGAAATAGCCAGGAGGCTTGAGGTATTTCTGAGGGCCGAGGGCGGGCAGGTACTCGGGGTCTGGGGGGGCGACTCGGGCCAAGGTCTCGGCGCGACGCAGGGCATCTTCTAGGGCTTCGGGGGCCAAGGAGGTAGTGCTCGCTGCTCCAGAACGCCCCTCAAAAGAGCAGTCAATGCGGATGTTGGTCGCCTCGACTTGCGTATTTTGGGTGATGGCGTTGTTGGCGAAGCGGCTCACAGCACTGCGCCGGTAGGCAATCGTGACCTGTACATCCGGGGCTTTTTTTTTCTGGAGCAAGTCGGCGGTGAGTTTCTGGGCTGCATCTGGGGTGATGAAGGGCATTAGCTGTTTCTCCCGGAGGCTACATCAATCTGCCGGAAGCGGGCGGGGGCGGCTCCGTGGGTCATCCGACCGGCTTGACCGGGCTGGCCTTTACCACAGTTGAGGACGCCGTAGGGCCGCCAAAATTCTTGACCCGCCACTGCGTCACAACTGCCCCAAAACTGGTAGGTCACGCCCCGATAGACGACATCCTTGAGCACTTCGGCCTTTTCACCATCGCGGATGCGGTAAAACATGTCCCCGCCAAACTGGAAATTGAGCCGCTGCTGGTCAATGCTAAAGGTCCCGTCCCCCTCGATGTAGATGCCGTCCTTGACCCCTTTAATTAGATCTTCGGGGGTGCCAGAACCGGGTGCGAGCCCGACATTGGCGATACGCACAATGGGAATGGCATCCCAACCCTGAGCGCGGCAGGAGCCCACCGAGCGCGTAGCTCCGATTTTAGGGGCGACTTCGCGGTTGGTGGAGTAGCCAACGAGCGTGCCTTCTTTTACAAGGTCCCAGCGCTGGCACTGTACGCCGTCATCGTCATAACCCGTAGAAGCCAAACCTTCGGGATAGATATTATCGGCGACGAAATTGATAGACTTTGAGCCATAGGCGAACTTGCCCAACTTGTCTGTCGTGGCGAAACTGGTCCCGGCGTAGTCGGCCTCATAGCCCAAAACCCGGTCCAACTCGGTGGGATGGCCTACGGACTCATGGATCGTGAGGAAGAGGTTGCTCCCATCGAGCACCAGGTCATACTTCCCCTGGGGGCTGGGCTGGGCGGTGAGCTTGAGTTTGGCTTGCTGGGCGACCCGGTCGGCTTGAGCTTTAAGGTCGCCCTGTTCGATAAATTCCCATCCGGCATGGCGGGGGTGGAGTTCGTAGGTACGCGATTGCTGGTCGTTATTGCCCGCAGCGGCGGCGCTGATCCGCGCAGTAGAGATGAGCCCCTCGATCTGGATAAAAGACCCCTCGGTCGAGGCATAAAATTTGTCTGTCTGGATAAAGAGCATCTGTCCGCTGGCTACTTTCACCTCAGGGACTTTTTGCATTTGCTCGTTAGCCGTGAGCAAGATCTGGGCTTTTTGCTCCAGGGGAATCTCGAAGGGGTCCACCTTCCGGGGCGTTTTTACGCGGTCGCGGTGCGGGGGTTCGGGGGCGAGTAGGACAGGGCTGGCGATACTTAGGGCGCTGGCTTTGGCAATCTCGACGGCGAGTTGGGCGGTGGTGCGGGCACTCTCGGGGCTGACGATGCTGGAGCTGGCAAAACCCCAAGCTCCTCTGTAGAGACAGCGCACCCCAAACCCATAGCTCTGGTCGTCAGACAGATCCGCAAGGCGATTGTTACGGGCGAAGAGGGACTGCTCGCGGGTGCGGATGAGGCGGATGTCGGCATAGTCGGCTCCGGCTTGACGAGCAGCCTTGAGCGCAATATTACAAAAGTCCTCTGCCGCCTGGGGCGTGACTTTCGC encodes:
- a CDS encoding TldD/PmbA family protein, coding for MPFITPDAAQKLTADLLQKKKAPDVQVTIAYRRSAVSRFANNAITQNTQVEATNIRIDCSFEGRSGAASTTSLAPEALEDALRRAETLARVAPPDPEYLPALGPQKYLKPPGYFQQTAQLRAEERAKRVLTITEKAAKVQVRASGTVESGENVIVLANAQGLFGYDASSSALIGTTMTASDSSGWARDTASDIQLLDPALLADRALEQTRLGAAPKDLPAGKYTVILAPAAVSQLVWFLYFLMDGRSTLDGVTFLSGGKLGQKLLPETITLRSDPMNARVPGAQFGGDGLPQRPVHWIDKGVFQEVRWDRYTAQKNNRTPTPFPANLILEGDETKSIADLIQSTERGIFVTHAWYVRYIKPSETLLTGLTRDGTFLIQDGKFAGGVKNLRFNESVLGMLERTVASTKPVTAVDNEAPPGLFPALKIRDFNFVSATQF
- a CDS encoding TldD/PmbA family protein, translating into MHRREVIKFMGTSVPLLMLGDRLQAQQLAKVTPQAAEDFCNIALKAARQAGADYADIRLIRTREQSLFARNNRLADLSDDQSYGFGVRCLYRGAWGFASSSIVSPESARTTAQLAVEIAKASALSIASPVLLAPEPPHRDRVKTPRKVDPFEIPLEQKAQILLTANEQMQKVPEVKVASGQMLFIQTDKFYASTEGSFIQIEGLISTARISAAAAGNNDQQSRTYELHPRHAGWEFIEQGDLKAQADRVAQQAKLKLTAQPSPQGKYDLVLDGSNLFLTIHESVGHPTELDRVLGYEADYAGTSFATTDKLGKFAYGSKSINFVADNIYPEGLASTGYDDDGVQCQRWDLVKEGTLVGYSTNREVAPKIGATRSVGSCRAQGWDAIPIVRIANVGLAPGSGTPEDLIKGVKDGIYIEGDGTFSIDQQRLNFQFGGDMFYRIRDGEKAEVLKDVVYRGVTYQFWGSCDAVAGQEFWRPYGVLNCGKGQPGQAGRMTHGAAPARFRQIDVASGRNS